CTCCTTTGCCATGAGCGGTGCGGTCGGAAAATTTTCACGGAGTATGTCCGATAATAAATTGGGCGATAGAAGGAGGGACTAAAAAATGGCAAAGCAAAAAATTCGTATTCGCTTGAAAGCTTACGATCACAGAATTCTTGATCAATCCGCAGAGAAAATCGTTGAAACGGCTAAACGTTCCGGCGCAGGAGTATCGGGACCGATCCCGCTGCCAACTGAGAAACAAGTAATCACTATTCTCCGTGCAGTGCATAAATACAAAGATTCTCGTGAACAATTCGAACAACGTACACATAAACGTTTGATCGACATTGTAAACCCAACTCCACAAACTGTGGATGCTCTGATGCGTCTGGACTTACCGTCTGGCGTAGATATCGAAATTAAATTGTAATCCACATAGATTGTGGTACTACGGAAAGTAGAAAGAGGTGTCAACATGAAAGGTATCTTAGGAAGAAAACTGGGTATGACTCAAGTCTTTACCGCAGAAGGTAACGTCATTCCTGTAACGGTTATCGAAGCAGGCCCATGTGTGGTGCTGCAAAAGAAAGACCTGGAAAATGACGGATACGAAGCGGTACAAATCGGTTTTGCAGACAAGAAAGTAAGTCGTGCAAACAAACCGGAAGCAGGACATGCTACTAAAGCAAACACTGTGCCTAAGCGCTACGTTCGCGAAATTCGCGGTGTTGACCTCGCTAGTGTCGAGGTTGGCCAGGAACTGAAAGCAGATCTGTTTGCTGAAGGTGAATTCGTTGATGTAACGGGTATTTCTAAAGGTAAAGGTTTTGCCGGCGTTATCAAACGTTGGGGCCAAAGCCGCGGACCAATGTCCCACGGTTCCCGTTACCATCGTAGACCAGGTTCCATGGGTTCCATCCAGGCTAACCGTGTACCAAAAGGTAAACGTCTGCCAGGACATATGGGTCATGATACAGTAACGATCCAACGTCTTGAAGTTATCCGCGTGGATGCTGAGCGTAACGTTATCCTTGTTAAAGGTTCCATCCCGGGCCCTAAAAACAGTTTCGTTAAAGTAAAAGAAACGGTGAAAAAATAAGTAAAAAAGAAAGGAGGAACATGAAATGCCAAAAGTAGCACTTTATAGTATCGATGGTAGCCAAGTTGGCGAAATCGAATTGAGCGATTCCGTATTCGGTATCGAACCTAATGCTAGTGTGCTCCACGATGCAGTTGTTATGCAACGCGCTTCCCTTCGTCTGGGTACTCACAAAGTTAAAGGACGTTCTGAAGTTCGCGGTGGTGGACGCAAACCTTGGAAACAAAAAGGAACTGGACGTGCCCGTCAGGGTTCTATCCGTTCTCCACAATGGAAAGGCGGCGGCGTAGTATTCGGACCGACTCCGCGTAGCTATGCTTTCAAACTGCCTAAAAAAGTTCGTCGTCTGGCGATCAAATCGGCTCTGTCTTCCAAAGTAATTGCTAACGAAATCATCGTTCTGGATGCTCTGACTCTGAACACTCCAAAAACGAAAGAATTCTTAGCGATTCTGAACAACCTGAAAGTAGACCGTAAAGCACTGATCGTTGCTCCGGAATACGACAACAATGTTGCTCTGTCCGCTCGTAACATCCCAGGCGTTAAATTTGTTGCAGCTGATGGTGTGAATGTTCTCGACGTGCTCGTTCACGACAAACTGATTCTGACTAAGGATGCAGTTCAGAAGGTACAGGAGGTGTTCGCGTAATGAAGGATCCTCGTGATATCATTAAGCGTCCGGTAATTACTGAGCGCACTGCTGAGTATATGAGCGAATTGAAATATGCTTTCGAAGTAGACATTCGTTCTAACAAAACCGAAATCAAAAAGGCAATTGAAGAAATCTTCAAAGTGAAAGTGTCGAAAGTTAACACTCTTCGCATGCCTGCTAAACCAAAACGCTATGGTCGTTACAATGGCTATACTTCCGAATGGAAAAAAGCGATCGTAACATTGACTTCCGATAGCAAACCGCTAGAGTTTTTTGAATCTGTAGAGTAAGGAGGGACAACCTGTGCCTATTAAAAAGTACAAACCGACATCGCCGGCTCGTCGTAATATGAGTGTTTCTACATTCGAAGAGATTACAACGAATCAACCGGAGAAAACGTTGCTGGCTCCGCTTTTCAAAAAAGCTGGTCGCAATAACCAAGGTAAAATTACAGTTCGTCACCACGGCGGCGGACACAAACGTAAATACCGTATCATCGACTTCAAACGTAACAAAGATGGAATACCAGGTCGCGTTGCTACAATCGAGTACGACCCGAACCGTACTTCCAACATCGCGCTGCTGCACTATGCAGATGGTGAAAAACGTTATATCATCGCTCCAAAAGGCCTGAAAGTTGGAGATCAAGTATTCTCCGGCGCGGACGCTGATATCAAAATCGGTAACTCCCTTCCACTGGAAAACATTCCGGTTGGTACAGTTATCCACAACATCGAATTGAAACCAGGTAAAGGTGGTCAGCTGGTACGTGCAGCTGGTACGGAAGCCCAATTGCTTGGTAAAGAAGAAAAATACGTGTCTATCCGCCTGTCTTCCGGTGAAGTACGTCGTGTACTGAAAGTATGCCGCGCTACAATCGGTTCCGTAGGTAACGAAGATCACGAATTGATCAAAATCGGTAAAGCTGGTCGTAACCGCTGGTTGGGCAAACGTCCACAAGTTCGAGGCGTAGTTATGAACCCGAATGATCACCCACACGGTGGTGGTGAAGGTAAAGCTCCTATCGGTCGTAAATCTCCAATGTCGCCTTGGGGTAAACCAACTCTGGGTTACAAAACTCGTAAAAAAGGTAAAGCTTCCGATCAATACATCATTCGTCGCCGCACGAAGTAATAATCTTTGTGCGTGACTGATGTAACGGATTGACGAACAGTGAAGGGAGGATTCAATATATGAGCCGCAGTCTTAAAAAAGGTCCTTTCGTGGATGGATATCTGCTGAAAAAAGTAGAAGTTCTGGATGCCGACAGCAAAAAGGCAGTGATCAAAACATGGTCCCGTCGTTCTACAATTTTCCCACAATTCATCGGACATACATTTGCAGTCTATGATGGCCGCAAGCACGTGCCTGTATACGTAACGGAAGATATGGTTGGACACAAACTCGGTGAGTTTGCACCAACACGTACGTACAAAGGTCACACTGACGATGACAGAAAAACAAGACGTTAATATAGAGTAGTAACAGTAAGAGAGGAGGTCACGCAATGCAAGCGAAAGCACATGCAAAGTTTGTACGCATCGCTCCGCGCAAAGTTCAACTGGTTGTTGATCTGATCCGCGGTAAGCAAGTTGGTGAAGCGATCGCAATTCTGCGTCATACACCAAAATCTGCGTCTCCGGTAGTTGAGAAACTGCTCAACTCCGCAATCGCTAATGCTGAGTTCATCAGCTCCGAGAAGAACGAGTCTATGGATGTGAACAACCTGTTCATTTCCGAAGCTTACGTAAACCAAGGTCCTACTCTGAAACGCTTCCGTCCCCGTGCGATGGGTCGCGCTAGTAAGATCAACAAACGTACAAGCCACATTTCTTTGGTGGTAACTGAAAAATAAAAGGAGGGAAAACGTGTGGGCCAAAAAGTAAATCCCATCGGATTGCGCGTAGGTATTATCCGTGACTGGGAATCTAAATGGTACGCTGGTAAAGATTTTGGCGATCTTCTTCTGGAAGACGTTAAGATTCGTGAATACCTGAAGAAAAAACTGAAAGAGTCCGCTGTCTCCCGTATCGAAATCGAGAGAGCGGCTAATCGTGTGAACGTAACAATCCACACTGCGAAACCAGGTATGGTTATCGGACGCGGTGGTTCTGAAGTTGAAGTACTTCGTAACGAAGTTACTAAAATTGCAGGCGGTAAAAAAGTTCACATCAACATTTCCGAAATCAAAAACCAAGAGCTGGATGCAATTCTCGTTGCAGAAAGCATTGCACAACAACTGGAACGTCGTGTTTCTTTCCGTCGTGCTCTGAAACAATCGATTCAAAGAACTATGCGCTCTGGCGCTAAAGGTATTAAAACAGCCGTTAGCGGACGTCTTGGCGGTGCTGAAATCGCCCGTTCCGAAGGTTATAGCGAAGGAACTGTTCCACTGCATACACTTCGTGCTGATATCGATTATGGTACAGCTGAAGCTCATACAACTTACGGCCGCATCGGCGTAAAAGTATGGATCTATCGTGGCGAGGTTCTTCCTACGGCTAAGAAACAAGCTGCTCAGGAAGGAGGCAACTAATCATGTTGGTACCTAAACGTGTAAAACACCGTAAACAGCATCGTCCAGGTATGAAAGGACGCGCTAAAGGCGGTACTGAACTGAACTTCGGCGAATTCGGTCTGCAGTCTCTCGAGCCTGCTTGGATCACGAACCGTCAAATCGAAGCTGCCCGTATTGCTATGACTCGTTATATCAAACGTGGTGGTAAAGTATGGATCAAGATTTTCCCGGACAAACCAATCACTCAAAAGCCTCTTGAGGTTCGTATGGGTAGTGGTAAAGGTAACGTTGAGAAATGGGTTGCCATCGTAAAACCAGGAAAAATTATGTTTGAACTTGCTGGCGTATCTGAAGAAATCGCTCGCGAAGCGATGCGTCTGGCTTCTCATAAACTGCCAGTTAAAACTAAGTTTGTGAAACGTGAAGAATTGGGTGGTGAAGCAAATGAAGGCTAATGAATTGCGCAACCTTACCACTGCTGAAATCGAGCAAAAGATTGCTGGTTTTAAAGAGGAACTCTTTAACCTGCGCTTTCAACTTGCTACCGGTCAATTGGATAACCCTACTCGTATTAGCGCTGTTCGCAAGCAAATTGCACGTGCTAAAACAGTAGTACGTGAAAGAGAACTCGGAATTACTTCATAATCCAATATTTGACGGACTGTTGATGCCCGTCAGCAAGGGAGGAGGCACACTATGAGCGAACGCAATGCCCGTAAAGTACAGGTAGGTAAAGTTGTCAGTGATAAAATGGACAAAACTATCGTTGTTGCTGTAGAAACTTACAAAAAACACGATCTGTACCACAAACGTATCAAGTACACTAAGAAATTCAAAGCTCATGATGAAAACAACACTGCGAAAATCGGTGATATCGTTAAAATCATGGAAACTCGTCCACTGTCGAAAGACAAAAACTGGAGACTCGTGGAAGTAGTAGAAGAAGCAATCATCATTTGATGATTACGATAAGCTGCCCGGAAGGAGGAACTAACAATGATTCAACCATTTACACGTTTGGCTGTAGCCGATAACTCTGGCGCAAAAGAACTGATGTGTATCCGCGTACTCGGTGGTACTGGACGTCGTACAGCTGCAATCGGTGATACTATCGTTTGTTCTGTAAAACAAGCAACACCAGGCGGCGTTGTCAAAAAAGGTGATGTAGTGAAAGCAGTAGTTGTTCGCACGAAGAGCTCTGTACGTCGTAAAGACGGTTCTTACATCGCATTTGATGAGAATGCAGCAGTGGTAATCAAAGACGATAAAGGCCCTCGTGGTACTCGTATCTTTGGACCAGTTGCTCGTGAACTGCGTGACCGTGATTACATGAAAATCGTTTCCCTGGCTCCGGAAGTCATCTAAACGATATCGATATAAGGCTCTGTGCCTGAGTGAGTTATAGGAGGTGTACAGAAATGGCTAAAGTGAAAAAAGTTTTGGAATCCCACAACAACAAGCTGCACGTTAAAAAGGATGACACTGTTATCGTAATCAGCGGTAAAGACAAAGGTAAAAAAGGTCGCATCATCGCTGCTTACCCTCGTGAAAACCGCGTGCTGGTTGAAGGTGTGAACATGATTACTAAACACCAAAAACCGTCTCAGCTGAACCCGCAAGGCGGACGCATCGAGCAAGAAGCGCCTATTCACGTGTCTAACGTAATGCACGTTGATCCTAAGGACGGAAAGAAAGTAACCCGCGTTGGTTACAAAACATTGGACAACGGCAAAAAAGTTCGTGTAGCTAAACGCTCCGGCGATACTATCGATTAATAATTTTCCTTAAAGAAAGGAGGACTTTCCAGAATGGCTTCAAGAATGAAAGATATGTACCTGAATGAAATCGTGCCAGCCCTGACTACTAAGTTCAACTACAGTACAGTAATGCAAGTACCAAAAGTTGAAAAAATCGTAATCAATATGGGTGTTGGTGAAGCAGTATCGAACTCCAAAGTATTGGATTCCGCTGTTAGCGAACTGCAAATGATCGCTGGTCAAAAACCAGTAATCACTCGCGCAAAAAAATCCATCGCTGGATTTAAATTGCGTGAAGGTATGCCTATCGGTGTTAAAGTAACACTGCGTGGCGATCGTATGTACTACTTCCTGGACAAACTGGTTAACATCACACTGCCTCGCGTACGTGACTTCCGTGGTGTTTCTTCCAAAGCGTTTGACGGTCGTGGTAACTACACACTGGGTCTGAAAGAGCAGCTGATCTTCCCGGAGATCGAGTACGATAAAGTTGATAAAGTACGTGGTATGGATATCGTTATCGTAACAACTGCAAAAACAGACGAAGAATCTCGCGAACTGCTGACTCAACTGGGAATGCCTTTCGTAAAATAAGATGTGAAATGTACGGGGTTCTAATATAAGCCCCTTTTTCTCCGAAAATATTTAGGAGGTGTCAGGCGAAGTGGCTAAAACTTCAATGAAAGTAAAACAACAACGTACTCCGAAGTTCAAAGTGCGTGCATATACTCGTTGCGAACGTTGTGGTCGTCCACATTCCGTATTGCAAAAGTTTAAAATCTGCCGTATTTGCTTCCGTGAATTGGCGTACAAAGGCCAGATTCCTGGCGTGAAAAAAGCAAGCTGGTAAACCATTGATTAACAGGAAGGAGGTTCACACACATGTCTATGTCAGATCCAATTGCTGATATGCTTACACGTATTCGTAACGCCAACACTGTGCGTCACGAAACGGTTGAAGTTCCAGCTTCCAAAATGAAAAAGCAAATCGCTGATATCCTGAAACGTGAAGGTTTCATCCGTGATGCTGAAGTCATTGAGGATAACAAACAAGGAATTATCCGTATTTTCCTGAAATACGGTCAAAATAACGAACGCGTAATTACTGGTCTGAAACGTATCAGTAAACCAGGACTTCGTGTTTACACAAAGAGCAACGAGGTTCCTCGTGTTCTTGGTGGACTCGGAATCGCGATCATCTCTACTTCCAACGGAGTAGTAACTGATAAAGAAGCTCGTCAAGCGAAAAGCGGCGGCGAAGTCGTTTGTTACGTTTGGTAATTAACGTCATAAAATAAGGAGGTGCAATGCAATGTCCCGTATTGGTCGTAAACCAATTGAAGTACCAAGTGGTGTAGAGGTAACTCTGAACAACACTACTCTGACAGTAAAAGGTCCGAAAGGATCCCTGTCTCGCGAACTTCACAAAGATATGAAAGTAGTC
This is a stretch of genomic DNA from Paenibacillus sp. JQZ6Y-1. It encodes these proteins:
- the rpsS gene encoding 30S ribosomal protein S19 gives rise to the protein MSRSLKKGPFVDGYLLKKVEVLDADSKKAVIKTWSRRSTIFPQFIGHTFAVYDGRKHVPVYVTEDMVGHKLGEFAPTRTYKGHTDDDRKTRR
- the rplC gene encoding 50S ribosomal protein L3 — protein: MKGILGRKLGMTQVFTAEGNVIPVTVIEAGPCVVLQKKDLENDGYEAVQIGFADKKVSRANKPEAGHATKANTVPKRYVREIRGVDLASVEVGQELKADLFAEGEFVDVTGISKGKGFAGVIKRWGQSRGPMSHGSRYHRRPGSMGSIQANRVPKGKRLPGHMGHDTVTIQRLEVIRVDAERNVILVKGSIPGPKNSFVKVKETVKK
- the rplN gene encoding 50S ribosomal protein L14 produces the protein MIQPFTRLAVADNSGAKELMCIRVLGGTGRRTAAIGDTIVCSVKQATPGGVVKKGDVVKAVVVRTKSSVRRKDGSYIAFDENAAVVIKDDKGPRGTRIFGPVARELRDRDYMKIVSLAPEVI
- the rplW gene encoding 50S ribosomal protein L23 produces the protein MKDPRDIIKRPVITERTAEYMSELKYAFEVDIRSNKTEIKKAIEEIFKVKVSKVNTLRMPAKPKRYGRYNGYTSEWKKAIVTLTSDSKPLEFFESVE
- the rpsQ gene encoding 30S ribosomal protein S17, with the translated sequence MSERNARKVQVGKVVSDKMDKTIVVAVETYKKHDLYHKRIKYTKKFKAHDENNTAKIGDIVKIMETRPLSKDKNWRLVEVVEEAIII
- the rplE gene encoding 50S ribosomal protein L5; protein product: MASRMKDMYLNEIVPALTTKFNYSTVMQVPKVEKIVINMGVGEAVSNSKVLDSAVSELQMIAGQKPVITRAKKSIAGFKLREGMPIGVKVTLRGDRMYYFLDKLVNITLPRVRDFRGVSSKAFDGRGNYTLGLKEQLIFPEIEYDKVDKVRGMDIVIVTTAKTDEESRELLTQLGMPFVK
- a CDS encoding type Z 30S ribosomal protein S14 yields the protein MAKTSMKVKQQRTPKFKVRAYTRCERCGRPHSVLQKFKICRICFRELAYKGQIPGVKKASW
- the rplV gene encoding 50S ribosomal protein L22, whose product is MQAKAHAKFVRIAPRKVQLVVDLIRGKQVGEAIAILRHTPKSASPVVEKLLNSAIANAEFISSEKNESMDVNNLFISEAYVNQGPTLKRFRPRAMGRASKINKRTSHISLVVTEK
- the rplD gene encoding 50S ribosomal protein L4 — its product is MPKVALYSIDGSQVGEIELSDSVFGIEPNASVLHDAVVMQRASLRLGTHKVKGRSEVRGGGRKPWKQKGTGRARQGSIRSPQWKGGGVVFGPTPRSYAFKLPKKVRRLAIKSALSSKVIANEIIVLDALTLNTPKTKEFLAILNNLKVDRKALIVAPEYDNNVALSARNIPGVKFVAADGVNVLDVLVHDKLILTKDAVQKVQEVFA
- the rpsH gene encoding 30S ribosomal protein S8 produces the protein MSMSDPIADMLTRIRNANTVRHETVEVPASKMKKQIADILKREGFIRDAEVIEDNKQGIIRIFLKYGQNNERVITGLKRISKPGLRVYTKSNEVPRVLGGLGIAIISTSNGVVTDKEARQAKSGGEVVCYVW
- the rplX gene encoding 50S ribosomal protein L24; the encoded protein is MAKVKKVLESHNNKLHVKKDDTVIVISGKDKGKKGRIIAAYPRENRVLVEGVNMITKHQKPSQLNPQGGRIEQEAPIHVSNVMHVDPKDGKKVTRVGYKTLDNGKKVRVAKRSGDTID
- the rpsC gene encoding 30S ribosomal protein S3; amino-acid sequence: MGQKVNPIGLRVGIIRDWESKWYAGKDFGDLLLEDVKIREYLKKKLKESAVSRIEIERAANRVNVTIHTAKPGMVIGRGGSEVEVLRNEVTKIAGGKKVHINISEIKNQELDAILVAESIAQQLERRVSFRRALKQSIQRTMRSGAKGIKTAVSGRLGGAEIARSEGYSEGTVPLHTLRADIDYGTAEAHTTYGRIGVKVWIYRGEVLPTAKKQAAQEGGN
- the rplP gene encoding 50S ribosomal protein L16; the encoded protein is MLVPKRVKHRKQHRPGMKGRAKGGTELNFGEFGLQSLEPAWITNRQIEAARIAMTRYIKRGGKVWIKIFPDKPITQKPLEVRMGSGKGNVEKWVAIVKPGKIMFELAGVSEEIAREAMRLASHKLPVKTKFVKREELGGEANEG
- the rplB gene encoding 50S ribosomal protein L2; translation: MPIKKYKPTSPARRNMSVSTFEEITTNQPEKTLLAPLFKKAGRNNQGKITVRHHGGGHKRKYRIIDFKRNKDGIPGRVATIEYDPNRTSNIALLHYADGEKRYIIAPKGLKVGDQVFSGADADIKIGNSLPLENIPVGTVIHNIELKPGKGGQLVRAAGTEAQLLGKEEKYVSIRLSSGEVRRVLKVCRATIGSVGNEDHELIKIGKAGRNRWLGKRPQVRGVVMNPNDHPHGGGEGKAPIGRKSPMSPWGKPTLGYKTRKKGKASDQYIIRRRTK
- the rpmC gene encoding 50S ribosomal protein L29, whose amino-acid sequence is MKANELRNLTTAEIEQKIAGFKEELFNLRFQLATGQLDNPTRISAVRKQIARAKTVVRERELGITS
- the rpsJ gene encoding 30S ribosomal protein S10; translation: MAKQKIRIRLKAYDHRILDQSAEKIVETAKRSGAGVSGPIPLPTEKQVITILRAVHKYKDSREQFEQRTHKRLIDIVNPTPQTVDALMRLDLPSGVDIEIKL